From Thermococcus sp.:
TACAAGGCCGAGGAGGTCCTTGAGGACATAGCGGAGGAGATACTGCGCGTTATAAAGGAAGCCGGCGGCGAGGCGACCCTGATCAGGAAGGAGAAGCGCATCAAGAAGATAAAGAGGAGAGGGGCATGAGGTTCCGCATAAAGAAATGCCCCGAGTGCGGGCGATACACCCTCAAGGAAACCTGTCCAGTCTGTGGAGCTAAAACCAAGGTAGCCCATCCGCCGCGCTTCTCGCCGGAAGACCCGTACGGCGAGTACAGGAGAAGGCTGAAGCGCGAGCAGCTGGGCATAGCAGGGAGGGAGTGATATGAAGGAGTCAGTTATCCATGTCTATGAGAGGCCCGAACTCAGGGACCCGGTCTTCATAGAGGGTCTCCCTGGTATAGGCCTGGTTGGAAAGCTCGCCGCGGAGCACCTCATCCAGGAGCTTCAGGCCGTCAAGTTCGCAGACCTATACTCACCGCACTTCATGCATCAGGTCCTCATAAAGAAGAACTCCGTCGTTGAGCTCATGAAGAACGAGTTCTACTACTGGAAGAACCCTGACGAGAACGGCAGGGACATCATAATCATCACCGGCGACCAGCAGGTTCCGCCCACCGACAGCCCCGGCCACTTCGAAGTCGTTGGAAAGATGCTGGACTTCGTCAACGAGTTTGGCGTCCGCGAGATAATCACGATGGGCGGCTACCAGGTGCCCGAGCTCCAGGGGGAGCCGAGGGTTTTAGCGGCGGTGACCCACGAGGAGCTGGTTGAGTACTACCAGAGAAAGCTTGAAGGATGCAGCGTTGAGGTTATCTGGCGCGAGGACGAAGGGGGAGCAATAGTCGGTGCCGCCGGTCTTCTGCTGGGAATGGGCAAGCTCCGTTCGATGTACGGCATAAGCCTCCTCGGCGAGAGCCTTGGTTACATCGTGGATGCCAAGGCCGCAAAGTCCGTCCTCCTGGCGGTGACCAAAATCCTCGGTCTTGAGCTTGACATGACTGCACTTGAGGAG
This genomic window contains:
- a CDS encoding RNA-protein complex protein Nop10, with amino-acid sequence MRFRIKKCPECGRYTLKETCPVCGAKTKVAHPPRFSPEDPYGEYRRRLKREQLGIAGRE
- a CDS encoding proteasome assembly chaperone family protein: MKESVIHVYERPELRDPVFIEGLPGIGLVGKLAAEHLIQELQAVKFADLYSPHFMHQVLIKKNSVVELMKNEFYYWKNPDENGRDIIIITGDQQVPPTDSPGHFEVVGKMLDFVNEFGVREIITMGGYQVPELQGEPRVLAAVTHEELVEYYQRKLEGCSVEVIWREDEGGAIVGAAGLLLGMGKLRSMYGISLLGESLGYIVDAKAAKSVLLAVTKILGLELDMTALEERAKETEEILRKVQEMQRAMLEQGMPPTPEEEDRGYL